The genomic region TGGAGCATTTCGAGCCGTTGCTGGAACAGGCTCGCGGCGCGGACCTGATCATCCTGCCGGAGATGTTCACCACCGGTTTCTCCATGGAATCGCAAACCCTCGCCGAGCCGGAAAATGGCCCTACCTGTAAATGGATGCGGGCTCAGGCGGCGAAGCTGGGGGCGGTGGTGACCGGCAGCATCATCGTCCAGGCGGCTGACGGCAGCTATCGCAACCGTCTGTTGTGGGCGCGACCGGACGGGGAGGTGTGGCACTACGACAAGCGTCACCTGTTCCGCATGGCGGGCGAGAACAACCACTACACCCCGGGCGAGCGTCAGGTGCAGTTCGAATTGAAGGGCTGGCGAGTACGACCGCTGATTTGCTACGACCTGCGCTTCCCGGTCTGGAGTCGCGATCCGCAAGACACCGACTTGCTGCTGTACACCGCCAACTGGCCGGGTGCACGGCGTCAGCACTGGAACCGTTTGCTGCCGGCACGGGCGATCGAAAACCTCTGCTATGTGGCGGCGGTGAACCGCATCGGTACCGATGGCAAAGGCTTTGCGTATACCGGTGACAGTCAGGTCCTGGATTTTCAGGGTGAGACGTTGCTCAGCGCAG from Pseudomonas sp. GGS8 harbors:
- a CDS encoding amidohydrolase gives rise to the protein MRDLSALPNLNLALIQTTLAWHDRQANLEHFEPLLEQARGADLIILPEMFTTGFSMESQTLAEPENGPTCKWMRAQAAKLGAVVTGSIIVQAADGSYRNRLLWARPDGEVWHYDKRHLFRMAGENNHYTPGERQVQFELKGWRVRPLICYDLRFPVWSRDPQDTDLLLYTANWPGARRQHWNRLLPARAIENLCYVAAVNRIGTDGKGFAYTGDSQVLDFQGETLLSAGDADGVFMVVLDAAELAAYRTRFPANLDADTFEFT